TGCATTAAAAGCAAAAGTAAAACGGCTTGTTATCGGTCATTATTCCGCCCGTTACGAAGAACTCACCGAATTACATAAAGAAGCGGAAGAATGGTTTCCCGGAACCATTTTAGGAAGCGAAGGAATGGTTTTACCTATATAATAGAGCCCTTTTCTCAAATAATAACCGACAAATATCCGCCATATTCAAAATTATTCATACATTTGTACGAATTTAGGGTTTTGAATATGAGAACATTATTTACCATAATCCTGTTGATCAGCACCTATGCTGGTAACCCGCTCACTGTCAATGCACAGCAGGCGGTCACTACTACGCATGCCGTAAAACAGGTAGAGGTAACAGAACCCGACTCCATCGAAATCAGTGCCTACGACAACAAGATCGTTGTTAAAAATGCTCCAGTCGGCAGCAAGCTTGAAATATACAGCGTAGTAGGTATCCGCGTCAAAGAAATAAAACTGAAACAACCGGACGGCGAATATACTGTCGACATCGCCAAAGGTTACTACATCGTCCGCATCGGCGAAACTGTCCGCAAAATAGCAATCCGCTAAGCATCTTTTCCTGTTATCTCCTTTGTAATAAGAATTGCATATATTATGCGACAGTAGTTCTATATATTATGAAACTCTAGTTTCATATATTATGGAAATAGTTTTCCATATATTATAAAACAAAAGTTCCATATATTATATAACTTTTGTTTCATCATAGAGAAATCTCACGAAACTGGAATCACCAGGTTATTAGGCATTTATAAAAAAAGAAAAGAGGACCTGTCACCAAGACAAGCCCTCCTCTTCTGATTATTATATATATGTATAGGTTAAAAAGCGTAATCCAGGCTTAAGCCGAATACTTTATTGGTACGGCTATATACGTTAGTTCCGGGAAGGCCCGTGCCACAGTAATCATCCGATTTCTTTGTATAATCACGGTAGCTTGTCCACATATACCCCACATTCAATGCCATCTTTTCGCTCAACATCAACTTAGCTCCGAAGCCCAGTGAGTAAGAGTCGCAGGAGAAACTGGTATCACTCTGATATTTGTCTGACAAACCATAATCTGTAATCTGAGCACCACCGCTAATAGTCAATCTCTTGATAACATCCCACTCGATGCCCAGCAAATACTCATTGGTACCTCTTTCGAGCTCTTTCTGCTTTCCGCCAGCCATTCCAGCTTTCTTGTCATCGAAGAAGTGATACTCGACAGATGCTTTTAACATGGGTAAAAACCGATAAGAGGCAGCTACAGAAAGCATTGAAGGAATATCGTTCGGCGTATTCACACCATGTTTGTAAGCACCAACCAAAGATTCCGCACTATCAGGATAATCCAACTTCTTTGTATTGTTTTCGATGTTCAGGTTCGTCATGAACTCATATTTAGCACCGAAATTGAATTTACCATATTTGACATCGACTCCAAGAACCGGAGTGAGTCCCCAACCCGTCTGGTCACAATCCAAAGCTAATGGCATCAATTCCGATCCGCCTAAATTCTGTTTTAGTTTCGCATTCAGATAACCCTCGTAGTTTCCTGAAAAATAATTCATTCGTCCACCGGCAAAAACAGAAATCCAATCCGTGATTTTGTACCCCAAACCAAGTTGTAGAGAATAAATATACTGTCTACCGTCCATCGCACTGTTAATAGTATACATATCCGGAGTCACGATGGGACTTTTACCGCCTGACGCCACATAATTCGTCAAACTTTCCTTGAATATACCAGCCATAGCAGCCGATTCGAACATGGGCAGACCATCGTTAAACGAAGCCTTACCGCCTCCTCCCGTGATGGCAAAGAATCCGGAAATAGTCCAGTCACCTTTTTTATAAGCCGCAAAAACACTCGGAATCACAGGAGCAGCCGCTTTTCCTTTGTAATACTTTTTGTAGTTTCCCACTGTCGGCTTCTGATTGGCCGGATCGAAACCATTGTATGTGCCAAAAGAGGCATCGATATTTCTAGTTTGGAAAGCACTCTGTATACTCACGCCTACACGAAAACCATCTGTCGGCAAGAAAGAAAGGCCCGCTGGGTTAGACAAAGCACCATCTATATCGATTGCAGCACCTCGCGAAAGTGATCTTAAAAAGGCTGCATGCTGATTGGTATTCGTCAATAATCCACCAGCGAAAGAAAGCAGAGGCATCATCATCAATGCCGCACCTAATAATACTTTTTTCTTCATGTTTTACTTTTCATTATTACAAAACGGCGGTAAAGATAAATACTTTTCTTCAATATTGCACACTTTTAACAAGAATGTGCGGCACAATTACGTCATTTCTGTGCAATAGTTCTAGTTATACCCCTCTATTTTCAATTTTCAATTCTCCATTTTCAATTAAAAAAGTATCTTTGCGGCGAAAAGGAACGTCTCCTTTTCCGTGTGCTTGCTGAACCACGTATAAAACAAGAAAAATATGAAACATCAAGAAGCCGCTTTGGTATGCTTCTCCGGTGGACAAGACTCCACGACCTGCCTGTTCTGGGCAAAGAAGCATTTTACACGTGTAGAAGCCGTTTGTTTTACTTACGGTCAGAAACATTCCCAGGAGATTGAAATTGCAAGAAAGATCGCAGCCGATGCCCATGTTCCGTTCCAGCTGCTGGACGTATCGTTGATCAGCCAGCTGGCTCCGAACTCGCTGACAGACACCTCGATCGTCATGGACGAGGATAAACCGGCAGACAGTTACCCCAACACATTCGTTCCCGGAAGAAATATGGTTTTCCTGACTTTCGCTGCCATCATGGCACGAAGCAAAGGGATTTTCCACCTGGTAACCGGTGTCTCGGAAGCTGACTTCAGCGGATATCCCGACTGTCGCGACACCTTTGTCCGCTCACTGAACGTCACGCTGAATCTGGCTATGGATGAACAGTTCGTCATCCACACCCCGCTGATGGACCGTGACAAGAGTGAAGTATGGGAGTTGTCCGACGAACTGGGCGTATTCGACCTGGTCCGCACACAGACACTGACCTGCTACAACGGCGTTCCTGCCGACGGTTGCGGTCATTGCCCCGCCTGCAAATTGCGTAGAGAAGGATTGGAGAAATACCTAAACAGGAAGAAGAAATAAGATTATGGATACAAGAAAAGAAGAAAACGAACTGCACCTGTTAGGCGGTTCTACCGAATATAAACAGGATTATGCCCCCGAAGTACTGGAAGCATTCACCAACAAACATCCAGGCAACGACTACTGGGTACGTTTCAACTGCCCGGAATTCACCAGCCTTTGCCCGATCACCGGACAACCGGATTTTGCAACCATCCATATCGACTATATCCCTGATGTGAAAATGGTGGAAAGCAAGAGCCTGAAGTTATACCTTTTCAGTTTTCGCAGCCACGGTGCTTTTCATGAAGACTGTGCCAACATCATCATGAAAGACCTCATCAAACTGATGGATCCGAAGTATATCGAGGTGACAGGAATTTTCACCCCACGAGGCGGAATCAGCATTTATCCTTATTGTAACTATGGCCGTCCCGGAACCAAATACGAAAAGCTGGCGGAACAACGCCTTTTCAATCACAACAGTTAAACGTATTTTCCGGTAAAAGCAGTTACAACATGGCAAATTATTATGTAGATTTGCATCATAAAATATGTAAACCTAAAATAATTTAGACCATGAAGAAAAGAGACTTCACCAGCAAAGCCGTACTGGCAGCCATAGCTTGTACGGCTTGTGTAAGCATGAGTGCGCAACAGAAAGAGTATCCACAACCTGAAAAAATGACTCCGGGCATGTCGGAATACTGGACACCGCAACCCAAGATCGTCACTCCGGGAGATATCAAAACAAACTCGGCTCCGTCCGACGCGATCGTCCTGTTCGACGGCAAAGACCTTTCCGCCTGGGAAAACACCAAAGGAGAACCGGCTCAATGGATTGTACACGATGGCGTATTCACCGTGAATAAGAAAGCCGGAGATATCCAAACCAAACAGAAATTCGACAGCTACCAGCTGCATATCGAATGGTGCGTTCCGGAAAACATCACAGGAACAAGCCAGGCACGCGGTAATAGCGGTATTTTTATGCAAGGAATGTATGAAGTCCAGGTGCTCGATTGCTACAACAACGAAACATACGTGAACGGACAGACCGGAAGTATCTACAAACAGACACCGCCGTTGGCAAACGCCATGCGTAAACCGGGTGAATGGAATGTATACGATATCATTTATTCCGCTCCTGTTTTCAAAGAAGACGGAACCTATCGCGTGCCGCCCAGCATCACCGTTATCCAAAACGGCATCGTTTTGCAGAACAACACGACGATCCTCGGAACAACCGAATACATCGGCTTCCCGAAAGTGATCCCTCACGGAGCCGGCCCGATCATCCTGCAGAGCCACGGTGATCCCAGCGAACCGATCAGCTTCCGCAATATCTGGTTAAGAGAAATGTAATCATAGAAAGGGGACGCAGATCTGCGTCCCCTTTCTAATTACAAATCTAATTACCAAACCTTATCGTTCCCCCTCTATTCCGTTTATCGGCAAAATCCCCGTTTTCGTCTATGAACCAACCTCCTATTTCTATTCTAATTGTATAGGAATTTAATACAAAGTAGTTTTGCTTCAGAAAATAAAGGTAAAAAGATTGTTTAGGTCGCAAAACGAAAGCATTATGAAACAGATCTCTCTAATAATCCTATCCTGCCTGCTTCTTCTGCCTGCCGGAATGAAAGCAGAGGACGACATGCCGAAGCAGTGGACGCTTCGTGATTGCATTGATTATGCCCTGGAGCATAACATCACCATCCGCCGTAACCGCATCAGCGTCGAGAGCACACAAGAAGATGTAAAGTCGGCAAAGGCGGATTTCCTTCCTTCCCTGAGTGGAAATATCAGCCAGCGCATCGTGAACCGCCCGAACAGTGCCAGCGGTACGATCATCAGCGGCGACAACATCACCACCAGCGAAAGTAAAACCTCTTATAACGGCAGTTACGGCATCGATGCCAACTGGACGGTTTACAACGGCAGCAAACGGGTAAACACTGTCAAACAGCAACAACTGAACAGCCGCATCGCCGAACTCTCCGTCGATGAAAGCGAAAACACCATCAAGGAAAACATCACCCAGCTGTACGTACAGATACTCTATTCCGCCGAAGCAGTCAAAGTGAACGAATCGACCCTGGAAGTCAGTCAGAAAGAATACGAACGTGCACAGGAACTGTTCAACGCCGGCAGCATCGCCTCCAGCGACCTCGCCCAACTCGAAGCACAGGTAAGCAGCAATAACTACCAACTGGTCACCTCTCAAACAACTTTGCAGGATTACAAGCTGCAACTGAAACAGCTGCTCGAACTGGACGGCGATTTCGAAATGGATCTTTACATGCCGCAACTCGACGACAGCAGCGTATTGATACCGCTGCCCGGCAAAGACGATGTCTACCAGACCGCCCTCAACCTGCGCCCTGAAATAGAATCCGGGAAACTGAATATCCAGTCTTCCGACCTGAGTATCAAGATGGCACGTGCCGGATATATCCCGACACTGAGCCTCAGCGCCGGGATCGGAACGACCAATGCCAACGGCAACGATTTCAGCTTCAGCGAACAGGTCAAACAGAACTGGAATAACTCCCTGGGCCTGACCCTGAGTATCCCCATCTTCGACAAACGACAGGCAAAGACAGCTGTCAACAAAGCGAAGTTGCAAAAGCAAACCAGCGAGCTCGACCTGATGGACAACCAGAAGACACTCTACAAAACGATTGAAAGCCTCTGGCTGACAGCCAACAGCGCCCAACAGCAATATGTAGCCGCAGCACAGAAGCTGAAAAGCACAGAAGCCAGCTACGCCCTTGTCAGCGAACAGTTCAACGTCGGCATGAAAAATACGGTAGAACTGCTCACCGAGAAAAACAATCTCCTGAGTGCTCAGCAGGAAACGCTACAGGCCAAATATACGGCCATCCTCAACGCAGGTTTGCTGCGCTTCTACCAAGGTGAAGAAATCGTGATGTTCTAAGTAAAAAATAAAAACAGAAAAAGATATGAACAAGAAACTTATTATCGGTATAGCAGGCGTGCTGGTCGTAGCCGGAGGAATCTGGTTCTTTACAGGTAAATCGTCGAAAGGCGGCATCAGCCTCGAAACCGCCAAAGTGAACCGCAGCTCCATCTCAAACACAGTGACAGCTACCGGAACAGTAGAACCGGTGACGGAAGTGGAAGTCGGTACGCAGGTATCCGGCATCATCGATAAATTGTACGCAGACTACAACGACGTAGTGAAAGCCGGACAATTGATCGCAGAAATGGATAAAGTAAACCTGAAGGCCGAACTGGCATCCGCCCAGGCCCAGCTGGCAAGCAGCAAGAGCGAATACGAATACCAGCAGAAGAATTACGCACGTAACAAGGTGCTTTACGAAAAGAAACTGATCAGCGACTCCGATTATGAGACAGCGACTTACAATTACGAAAAGTCGAAAGCCTCTTACGAACAGAATCAGGCAGCGATGGTCAAAGTGAACCGTAACCTCGAATACGCCACGATCACCAGCCCGATCGACGGTGTCGTTATCAACCGTGCCGTCGAAGAAGGGCAGACCGTTGCCGCCGGATTCGAAACGCCGACCCTGTTCACCATCGCCGCCGACCTGACCAAGATGCAGGTGATCGCCGATGTCGATGAAGCCGATATAGGCAACGTACACGACGGACAGCGTGTCAGCTTTACCGTCGATGCCTATCCGAACGATGTATTCGAAGGAACCGTCTGGCAGATCCGCCTGGGCGACAGCAGTAGCAGCAGTTCAAGCAGTTCTACCAGCTCATCCTCTACGGTCGTAACCTATGAAGTAGTGATTACCGCCGACAATCCGGACCTGAAACTGAAACCCCGTCTGACAGCCAACGTGACGATCTACACGCTCGAACGCGATAACGTCCTGACCATTCCGACCAAATCATTACGTTTCGTTCCGGAAGAAGAACTACTCGTCGGCACCGGCCTGATCGCCGAGAACAGTGCCCAGGAAGCACCTGCCGGCAAACGTCTGGTTTGGGTTAAAGAAGGACAGCAGTTGCACCCGAAAGCCGTTACTGTCGGATCGACAAGCGGCAATATGATCGAAGTGATCGACGGACTGAACGAAGGCGAAGAAATCGCTGTCGACCTTACTTCGGACGCACCGGCACAGGCCGCTGCCCCAACGGAAAAGAGTCCGTTCATGCCTGGCCCTCCGGGAAGCGATAAGAAGAAGAAATAAAAATAGTTGACAGTTGACAAGTGATAGTTGACAGTTAAAAACAACAGCAATGAAAGAGATAATCAAATTAGATAACATCAGGCGTGACTTCAAAGTCGGAGACGAGATCGTCCATGCCCTGCGTGGCGTCTCCTTCACGATACACGAAGGAGAGTTCGTCACCATCATGGGAACCTCCG
This is a stretch of genomic DNA from Parabacteroides chongii. It encodes these proteins:
- a CDS encoding T9SS type A sorting domain-containing protein; translation: MRTLFTIILLISTYAGNPLTVNAQQAVTTTHAVKQVEVTEPDSIEISAYDNKIVVKNAPVGSKLEIYSVVGIRVKEIKLKQPDGEYTVDIAKGYYIVRIGETVRKIAIR
- a CDS encoding 3-keto-disaccharide hydrolase — translated: MKKRDFTSKAVLAAIACTACVSMSAQQKEYPQPEKMTPGMSEYWTPQPKIVTPGDIKTNSAPSDAIVLFDGKDLSAWENTKGEPAQWIVHDGVFTVNKKAGDIQTKQKFDSYQLHIEWCVPENITGTSQARGNSGIFMQGMYEVQVLDCYNNETYVNGQTGSIYKQTPPLANAMRKPGEWNVYDIIYSAPVFKEDGTYRVPPSITVIQNGIVLQNNTTILGTTEYIGFPKVIPHGAGPIILQSHGDPSEPISFRNIWLREM
- a CDS encoding TolC family protein; protein product: MKQISLIILSCLLLLPAGMKAEDDMPKQWTLRDCIDYALEHNITIRRNRISVESTQEDVKSAKADFLPSLSGNISQRIVNRPNSASGTIISGDNITTSESKTSYNGSYGIDANWTVYNGSKRVNTVKQQQLNSRIAELSVDESENTIKENITQLYVQILYSAEAVKVNESTLEVSQKEYERAQELFNAGSIASSDLAQLEAQVSSNNYQLVTSQTTLQDYKLQLKQLLELDGDFEMDLYMPQLDDSSVLIPLPGKDDVYQTALNLRPEIESGKLNIQSSDLSIKMARAGYIPTLSLSAGIGTTNANGNDFSFSEQVKQNWNNSLGLTLSIPIFDKRQAKTAVNKAKLQKQTSELDLMDNQKTLYKTIESLWLTANSAQQQYVAAAQKLKSTEASYALVSEQFNVGMKNTVELLTEKNNLLSAQQETLQAKYTAILNAGLLRFYQGEEIVMF
- a CDS encoding OmpP1/FadL family transporter, whose protein sequence is MKKKVLLGAALMMMPLLSFAGGLLTNTNQHAAFLRSLSRGAAIDIDGALSNPAGLSFLPTDGFRVGVSIQSAFQTRNIDASFGTYNGFDPANQKPTVGNYKKYYKGKAAAPVIPSVFAAYKKGDWTISGFFAITGGGGKASFNDGLPMFESAAMAGIFKESLTNYVASGGKSPIVTPDMYTINSAMDGRQYIYSLQLGLGYKITDWISVFAGGRMNYFSGNYEGYLNAKLKQNLGGSELMPLALDCDQTGWGLTPVLGVDVKYGKFNFGAKYEFMTNLNIENNTKKLDYPDSAESLVGAYKHGVNTPNDIPSMLSVAASYRFLPMLKASVEYHFFDDKKAGMAGGKQKELERGTNEYLLGIEWDVIKRLTISGGAQITDYGLSDKYQSDTSFSCDSYSLGFGAKLMLSEKMALNVGYMWTSYRDYTKKSDDYCGTGLPGTNVYSRTNKVFGLSLDYAF
- the queC gene encoding 7-cyano-7-deazaguanine synthase QueC produces the protein MKHQEAALVCFSGGQDSTTCLFWAKKHFTRVEAVCFTYGQKHSQEIEIARKIAADAHVPFQLLDVSLISQLAPNSLTDTSIVMDEDKPADSYPNTFVPGRNMVFLTFAAIMARSKGIFHLVTGVSEADFSGYPDCRDTFVRSLNVTLNLAMDEQFVIHTPLMDRDKSEVWELSDELGVFDLVRTQTLTCYNGVPADGCGHCPACKLRREGLEKYLNRKKK
- the queF gene encoding preQ(1) synthase; the protein is MDTRKEENELHLLGGSTEYKQDYAPEVLEAFTNKHPGNDYWVRFNCPEFTSLCPITGQPDFATIHIDYIPDVKMVESKSLKLYLFSFRSHGAFHEDCANIIMKDLIKLMDPKYIEVTGIFTPRGGISIYPYCNYGRPGTKYEKLAEQRLFNHNS
- a CDS encoding efflux RND transporter periplasmic adaptor subunit, producing the protein MNKKLIIGIAGVLVVAGGIWFFTGKSSKGGISLETAKVNRSSISNTVTATGTVEPVTEVEVGTQVSGIIDKLYADYNDVVKAGQLIAEMDKVNLKAELASAQAQLASSKSEYEYQQKNYARNKVLYEKKLISDSDYETATYNYEKSKASYEQNQAAMVKVNRNLEYATITSPIDGVVINRAVEEGQTVAAGFETPTLFTIAADLTKMQVIADVDEADIGNVHDGQRVSFTVDAYPNDVFEGTVWQIRLGDSSSSSSSSSTSSSSTVVTYEVVITADNPDLKLKPRLTANVTIYTLERDNVLTIPTKSLRFVPEEELLVGTGLIAENSAQEAPAGKRLVWVKEGQQLHPKAVTVGSTSGNMIEVIDGLNEGEEIAVDLTSDAPAQAAAPTEKSPFMPGPPGSDKKKK